The bacterium sequence AAGTCGCAAAGTTGGTGGAGGGTCATCAACGTGCGGGAGAATACAGAGTGTTTTGGAACGCTCTGTCAGCAGGATCAGGATTCTATTTCTACAGTCTGAGAGCAGGCGATCATTTTGAAGTCAAAAGAATGCTTGTTGTCAAATAGTGTCTCTTGAAAGAAGTTATGGCGAAGCGAATCATCCCCGAAAAAACACCGATGCCCGAGCAGGCGCCGCAGCGCCGCATTTCTAATTTTGATGAAGTCGCGTTGGGTTACGATGATGATCAGGCTGTGTTTGAAGCCAGCCGCTGCCTGCAGTGCAAGAAACCGGTCTGCATTGCGGGCTGTCCGGTGGGCATCGACATTCCGGCTTTTGTGGACCGGGTCGCGCAAGGCGACTTTATTCGCGCGGCGGAAATCATTCGAACCAAGAATGCCTTGCCCGCGGTTTGCGGCCGCGTCTGCCCGCAGGAAAGTCAATGCGAGCTGGTGTGCGTGATGGGCAAGAAGTATCAGCCCATCGCCATCGGCCGCCTCGAGCGCTTTGTGGCAGACTACGTTCGTGAGCAAAGCAACGGCACGCCGGCGAGCAATATCTCAAACAAGCGGAGCAAGTCGGTCGCGGTGGTCGGCGGCGGCCCGGCGGGCCTAACCGTGGCCGGGGAATTGATTCAGCTCGGCTATCGTGTCACCGTGTTCGAAGCTTTGCACAAGCTCGGCGGGGTGTTGGTTTATGGCATTCCGGAGTTTCGTTTGCCCAAGGCAATTCTGCAGGCGGAAGTCGATCAGCTTGCCGAAATGGGCGTGGAGTTCCGCACCAATCACGTTGTCGGCCGCACGGAATTGGTAGATGAGTTGCTGGGACGATACGATGCCGTGTTCATCGGCACGGGCGCAGGCCTGCCTTATTTCATGAACGTGCCGGGCGAGAACTTGAATGGCGTTTATTCGGCAAATGAATTCCTCACGCGCCTCAATCTCATGCGCGCCTATCGTTTTCCGGAGTGGGATACGCCCGTCAAAGTCGGCAAGGCTGTGGCCGTGATCGGCGGCGGCAACACCGCCATGGACGCCGTGCGCACCGCCAAACGCATGGGTGCAGAACATGCGTATTTGGTTTATCGCCGCTCACGCACCGAGTTACCGGCGCGCGCGGAAGAAGTGCATCATGCCGAAGAAGAAGGCGTTGAGTTTCGCTTCCTCGAAGCGCCGGTGGCGGTGCAGGGCGACAGCAAAGGCTGGGTGACGCAAATCGAGCTCATCAAAATGCAGCTTGGCGAACCCGATGAATCGGGGCGGCGGCGGCCAGTGCCGATCGAGAATTCGAATTATACTCTTGACGTTGACACCGTGGTGGTGGCCATCGGCCAGGGACCGAACCCGCTCATTCCGCGCACGACGCCGGGATTGAAGACAGGCAAGCACGGCATCATCACTATCGATCCCGAAACCGGCGCGACCAGCAAGCCGGGCGTGTTTGCCGGCGGCGATGTTGCCACCGGCGGCGCAACCGTTATCCTGGCGATGGGCGCCGGCAAGAAAGCGGCAAGGGCAATTCATGAATTTCTACGTTGATGAGGCAGCGCGATGAAGCTTGCAACTTTGGTTCGCTGGGCTGGCATTATTCTCCTTGGCATTTTCGTTCTCATGCAATTCGTGCCTTATGGCCGCAATCATACGAATCCGCCCGTGCGGCAGGAGCCGGCTTGGGATTCGCCGCAAACAGCAGCGCTGGCCCGGCGCGCCTGTTTCGATTGCCACAGCAATCAAACCCAATGGCCGTGGTACAGTAACATTGCACCGGTATCCTGGTTGGTGCAAAACGACGTTGATGAAGGCCGCCGCAAATTGAATTTCTCCGAATGGGATCTTCCACAAAAAGAAGCTGACGAAGCCGCTGAGCAAGTGCAAAAGGGGAAAATGCCGCCCTGGTTCTACCTGCCGCTGCACGCACAGGCCCGGCTTTCGCAACCAGAAAAGCAGGCGTTGATGGGCGGC is a genomic window containing:
- the gltA gene encoding NADPH-dependent glutamate synthase — encoded protein: MAKRIIPEKTPMPEQAPQRRISNFDEVALGYDDDQAVFEASRCLQCKKPVCIAGCPVGIDIPAFVDRVAQGDFIRAAEIIRTKNALPAVCGRVCPQESQCELVCVMGKKYQPIAIGRLERFVADYVREQSNGTPASNISNKRSKSVAVVGGGPAGLTVAGELIQLGYRVTVFEALHKLGGVLVYGIPEFRLPKAILQAEVDQLAEMGVEFRTNHVVGRTELVDELLGRYDAVFIGTGAGLPYFMNVPGENLNGVYSANEFLTRLNLMRAYRFPEWDTPVKVGKAVAVIGGGNTAMDAVRTAKRMGAEHAYLVYRRSRTELPARAEEVHHAEEEGVEFRFLEAPVAVQGDSKGWVTQIELIKMQLGEPDESGRRRPVPIENSNYTLDVDTVVVAIGQGPNPLIPRTTPGLKTGKHGIITIDPETGATSKPGVFAGGDVATGGATVILAMGAGKKAARAIHEFLR
- a CDS encoding heme-binding domain-containing protein is translated as MKLATLVRWAGIILLGIFVLMQFVPYGRNHTNPPVRQEPAWDSPQTAALARRACFDCHSNQTQWPWYSNIAPVSWLVQNDVDEGRRKLNFSEWDLPQKEADEAAEQVQKGKMPPWFYLPLHAQARLSQPEKQALMGGLQTTLGRGKQHGEQSGEAVGEHEQEHEH